TAACACAgacttgaaaatgaaaattacatgAAAGATTTTAAGAAGCCTGAGAGAGCAGAGTCAAATTCTGCAGAAGGCCTCAGAGGGGAGGACCCTCCAGCAGCCATCTTCCTGTCATCTTCTTTCCACAGTGCTAGGTGAGTCCTCCATTACTCAAAATTTAAGTAACGCTTTGGGTCTGCACAGGTTGCTTTGGCCATCATTTCAATGACACATTTAGTAAAATCAGGGTCTGATAAGCAACCCAAGTGGAAGAAACAACAAAGACACCTCTCCTAGCATTTGCTGGATGCTACACCCAGGGAGTGCCCAGCTTGCTCTGACCTGAATTCCAAACGGTATGCTTAGATCAAACGTGTTTCATACTAAATACAATGTGAGATTTCATGTCTCCTGTGTGAGAGCTACAGCTGAGTAGTGCCTATAGGGCTAAGCTCCTTTCTCTGAACATTAGGTGTGTTCTCTTACCTGGCTTTGTCCCAGGGCTTGGCTTTCGTCCATGCAGGGTGCAGAAACAGGTAGGCACTGAGGCTTGCCAAACACAGTCTGACAGGAGCTGGAAGAGAATATGATGGCATACAAATACATTTGTATTTATGCTCTACTCACCACTTACTGTAGCGTTTTGCACAGGACAAGAGGAGCTGGTGGCAAGACTATGCACTCAACAGAGTTCTGTTAAGTTGTCTACAAACCTGCCCTGTTTCTCCAAATTTTTATGGCCTGAAAATACAGATTCTGCACTGGGAGGACTAGCCTGACCAGGAGTATACAGgaatgacattttcatttgcaaCTCTCCTTATGTGCCAGAACACTCTCCATAAACAAGATGTCTACCAAAATGTCTCTTTCCTGGAAGatgttttagaaaaacagaTCTTAAGAGTCAAAATACATACACATGTGGCTTTAGACGTAGCCACAACATTGGCTATGAATCTACTATAGCTTTTCAAGGCCGCCAGTCTGGCTTCCTCATCCACACCTCCCTCGGGGCCTCTGGCAACCTCTCAAAAGAGGTCACAGCACACAGGCACTGGGTCAGGTAGGAGACATTGGGTACTTGATGATGGGATGTTCTCTCCCTTCCTCACCAACGCCAAAGCATCCCGaccccaacaccaccacccaTACAACTGCCAGGAATAGCCCAGGGAGCAAATGGCCATCCAGGCCCAGATCAAAGGTGCCAACTAATAGAGCATAggaaaaaagtagaagaaataGGGCAAGTGTCAAGGTGCTCTTCCTTGGTATGCCCCTGGGTTCCAGCAGTCAGGCTTGGGGCTCCTGCTGGAAGCTGCATCCAGGCAATTACATGCACTAACAACAAATAGATTCAACCCCCTGTCCCCGCAAGAATTTGTCTCATCCTTTTTCATAGCCCACTTACATCGACATGCACAATGCCCTTAGCAACAAATTATGTAATTTAATTATGCAGCATGCTAAGAAGTAGCCtccttttgtgtgttttgaCCTTGCTGCCTGCCAGTGTCAGGGTGCTGGGTTATCCAGAGGGGAGAGCCTACCAGCAGGAGGACTCCTAATGCTCTGAGCTGGAATCCCAGAAATGCAGGCAGAAGCAGTAAGCTGCAATGAACATCTCAGCAGTGATGTTTTCTAAATCAATATGCTGGCTCATAAATGCAGTCTGTCTTGCTTCACAGAGTTCAGtgtgcttttctgtttgaaatgtgAGGCACGAGAGAGTTATATTCTGCATGAACCATTATCTGGGCTACATCCCACCGGTCCCAACTCAGGGAGTGAAGAGGATACAACACCACTATCTGTAAAGGCAAGCATCTGTTTGGTGTCCCACAGCAGTTCGCTAGCTGGATCAAACTctcctgccaggcagcaggagcaTATGGAGACAGTCAGCTCCCAGCCTGGTTCCCCCTCACACTCCCACCTCACAGCCCTGTAGATCAAAAGAGGTTTGGATACAGCCCAAGTGCATAGGACCAACGGTAAAAAGCCTGTGAAAGAAATGAACTGGAATTGTTCTAATAAGCTTTCAGGCCAAGTCCTTTCCAGGTGAGCACCTTTAGAAATGAGACAAGCAGACTAAAGGTCCTTTGGCTGACTTGTAGCTCTGCCCCTGCGCACTTAGGAAGCAGGGAGCCACAGGTGCTGGCAAGGTACTGAGGGTGTAACACTAAGCCACTCCAGGTGGGTGACCTTGgataaataatttccttctctgtgctttACTTGCATGTGTAAGGCAGGGATAACTTCAGTGTCCTGTCCTTCCGGGATAGCAATACATCACAGTTTAAGCTGTTGACTCATGCATGAGTCCCCAGATGAGTGATGCTCATTGCAATATTATTGCTAAAGATGACTCTGGTAACAAAATACTTCTGTCTAATCCAGTAACTCTGTTAGAGGGCTCTGCCTGATAACAAAGGTGATCCTCATTCATTGGCATTCACTGAGCAGTGATCTTACCCAAGACTACCCACGTGAGGTCTCCTGGCTCCCTGGAGAGAAACTGCAAAAATACCAAGATGAAACTGCAGCCTAAGCATCGCTCATTTCTAAAGAGATCGCTGTTCCACAGCATTCAAGGCATTTTGGGGAGTTTAAGGTTTTGGGGGGAGCTGGACCAGGCCACTAAGCAGGGGTTTATGAATGGAGTTCAAATAACTATATCCTCACCAGAAGGTGTCAACAAAGCAGCAAGTCATGCCCCTGCCAGGAATACGATAAAGGGTGTGTGGATTCCCGGCACAACTGACATACCCAACAAGGAGACATTCACCGTAGATTTCTTCTACTGgcagaacatattttaaaaataaacatgagcTCACTCTAGAGTCAGAACATGCAATTTTAAATCCAGCCAAAATATTGCCAGCAAGCCTCACTGATCTTTCATGATCTTAAGCCACTGTTTAAGACTGTGAATCCTAAAACACAGGCTGAGGTGGGTTTACAATTCCCAGACCTGGGTTCTCCCCAGCAATTCATAGCGGGGAACCTGACACAAATGTGAACAACTGCGAGCACCAAGCCAACTGGGAAATAGGGGTAAAAGGCATAAATGTTTTTAGCAGGGATTTGGGAGGCAAAACCCCACTGATCTTTATCTCCAGTGAATCACTGCCTTCCCTTGTTACCTGACAAGCCACAAAGCCTCCCCGTGCCTCTGCTTCCTCATCTATAAAGTGGAAATAAAACTGCTTCTACCTACGTCTTTGACATACTACTGGCAGCGTCATGCTAGCACAAATGCTGGACAGTGTCAAGCAGAAGGGTTATGAAACAGGGCTATTGCTCCTGTTCCATCTTGCAGATCAGTAAATTAAAGGAACctcataatttctgttttgcGGTGTTTATATTTATGTAACGTTATGGAAGTTGTATAACATATGGAAGATGGCATggatttttgttgctttgtatTCTGTGAATATATCTCAAGTCCCAGAGTAAACCTGCAGTCTGAAACATTTGATACAGgtggaaaacagaaagacagaacaGTGCCTGTCTTTCTGTCTTCCAATTTGGAAAGCTTGCACTATGGAATAATCTTGTCATGAGGTTATGAAGCTACAAAAACTATTTGAGGATTAAATACGAGCCCTACTAACCCAGACCACAGAATCAGCCCTCACTGAGATCGGTATAGGTTATAACtttctgctaaaaataaaaacaggcaAATAGCTCAGAAGCTAAACATGCTGCTTTAAAGAGAAGGGTTTGTATCTTTTCTGATGAGCCTGGTCCCAAATCTCCTTTGTGCCACCACAGTAAAACACACAGACATTTATACAGCATTCCCCATTTCCAGTGCACAGAtataaatatctgcaaaatATGATGGACATAAAGAGAGCCAGGCCCCTGGAATGAGATGCATCACTACACTCtttctgaaatcctcttcaACAGGGGGATCAGGACAAGGCTAGACCCACAACATCATTGTTACTCCTGCCTTGAAGAAGCCCTGTGCTTTCCACTCCCTTTACCTGTGGGGAAGATTAGATTCCAGGGTTCCTAGCTGTCCTTCTCTAAGGATGAAGCTTTCAACCTCTAAATCTGACTGCTGAATGATTCTTCCTGAACTGGCCTCAATACAGCCACCTTGAGGGACTCTGCTCAAGGGAGCTCTGATACCTGCCGAAATAAATGCTTGTATTAAAGACAATTACAGATAACGTGACCCCGCCACCTCTGACCCAGCTACTCCTCCCCTCCTTGGTCCACATTCACCAGAGGCTGGGTGAATGGCAGTCacagcattttctgttctgtagaCCTACAGCAAAAGCAGGGGGACATTGCTGATGTATGCTATCAAGGCTTTTCTGaagaacagggagaagaaaagagatggTGGGACTGGTGAACAAGACTggacaggaaagaaacagagagggagagagaaaaaatagcaggaaggagaaaggaaagtgaGAATATATTGCCTAAAATGAGCACTGTGTCACAGTTAAAAAGTTCCCAGCCTCTGTTCAGGCAATCTCTTAAGAAtgacaagcatttaaaaatccagaaaatttGCAAACTGACAACGTGAGCAGACAATacctgaagatatttttccaaTGGAAATGCTAAGAGGAATCCACTTTGCTGGAAAAGTACTACCTTATGGAAGGAGTTACAGTTTAAGCAAAAGAGTAGGTAAGAATGTCTGCTTGAACACCTTAAATCAACAGGTTTTCTCACTGAGCTACTACGACAGCAGAACTCCAGAGGTCAAGATAAGCCCTACTCCTGGTTGTCATGACATCAGAAAGCCACGTAAGTGAGCAAGAGTGTTTACAACAAAGGGAGGAGAAGCTTGAAAACTCTTAAGGTCAATGATCTGGGTGCAGTTTTACTAACCTTCTACACCTGGGGTCCACATGGAGCCAGAGACTCCTCTGGTACTGGAAGGGACGTACCACATGGCCAGCTGTTCatctgggaaggtgagggatcCGCAAGAGCAGAGGACAAAGTTATCCAGCTGGGGGCTGGCATCAGTACtgcttgctgcttctctgggctgcaggacagcagagTTAAAGCAGGTTCCTGGTTCCAGCATAGGCTCCGTGCAAAAAGCTACAGGTTGTTCAGTGTTGTGAGTGGTCCATGAAGCCTTGCTTGTCCTTGCTTCATAAAGCTCATTGCTCTGCATAAAGCTGTAATGATGAGGAAAATAAACCAGTCAGCCATATTGCTTTGCAAAGAGGGGAGACCCCCCCAGCTAAACCTTTGAATCCTGCCCTGACAGCTGGGAGATAACTGCTAGGTGCTCTGCCTGCCTGATGCTGGGCATGGACCGTTCCCATCTACAGAGTCACCACTCCTAAGCAATGCCCCTGGGAACTGGCATGAAAGTCAGTTCATGAACAGGTTTAAATGTTGCTTTGTCTCTGAACTGTTACTGTAAAGACTTTTTCATACATCACCTGGATTCCAGCATCTTTAAATAAGTTCCTTCAGGAGGCTTATCCAGATCTGCAGCTGACTGCTCCCACCCGGGGTCACAGGGCATGAAGGTTATCTCCATTTGCTCAGAGCCGATGCCTACATAAGATCCATCTGAAAGGtgcaggccaggcaggtgaaGGAACACTAATAGTTACTccaaaaagcaatgaaacaaGCCTGATCTGCCAAATGCAGCAAGACCCTCTTATTCCCCGTGACCGAAGTTTGGTCAAGGTTCTGCGAAAGGGCATGGAAGGACTGGGTTTTACTGGAGTACTGCCCTGATCCCAGAATCTGAGAGCAAACACGTGCTGCCTCCCATGTATTTGTTTCCATTTGGTGCCCGTTCTGCAACAGGCACCTCTTTTCACCTGTTCCTGCACTGGCCTAATCAATGCTTGCTCCTTCTATGGAGCCTCTGGCCAAGCAGTGAGGCACTCCACTGAAGTAGAGCCCTCCAATGTCCACTTGATCCATCAGCATATAGATACTGTTCTGGAGAAGGAATAACCTTCCCTTCCTGAGggaatttaaaattgtttttcaacTTTCTGGACCACACCCTAAGCCCATTAGGAACAGACAAACCTGCAGTTTGTGGAGCGTAGGATCCGTTATCCTGCTGCTCCGTTGTGCGGTAAGTCAAAGCCCGATCAGGACATGAGTTGTTGAACTTTTCCGAACGAGGGAGGCAGGATTTTTGGCGTCGTCGGTAATTTGCAAACCAATTATACACCTGAGTTGGCTGCAGGTTCATGTCACGAGCCAATCCCTCCTGCAAACCCAGGTGTAGGGAGAGatcaagggaaaaagaataaaccaCATCCAAATAACAAGGCTTTTCCCTTCAGTTCCAAAAGCAGCCCAGCAACAGATCTTTCAAACCCAGAGACGTTTGTTCACTACGTCTCCAATAAGTCTATGCGGATCCCATTGAGGCAACCAATTTATAAACTCAAGAGTTGCTGGAAAACACACATTCCACTGTGCTAAAGGAAACTATATACTTATTTGCTAAAGGAAACCATATACTGCTATTTTATATTgctatatttaaatgtaaaacctCACCAAAGCATGCTCTTCCCACAGAATGACAGTTTCACATCACTAACATGACACTAACAGGATCAACACTAATGCATTTACAACATTAACTAGTTTTCACAAACTGTGAGTGGTATAAACATCTGTATCACATTCACAGAAAAACTTCTGCTGTATTAAACTGAAGAACATATTGGGAAATTAAGGCATAAGTGATCATCATATCCTGACCTTTTAGGGCTTAATTATGCTACCTCATTATGCTCCCAGTTCGGagtggtttttaaaatgaaaatttggaAGCTGTTGCTGCTCTGTGAAAAGGGTAAGCAATAAACCACCTGCACATTGCAGAACTATTCACCAGGCCACCCTGCTTCATACGAGAAGGGTGGTGGAAAAACTGAACACCACAGAGGCAGACTTCAGAGTCTGAAGCCTTTGCCTTGCAAGGTAGTAATCAACCAGGATTACTGAATTAATTCACATGTTGCTTTCATTACAGATTGGTCCCTGTCCAAAGAAGGTGTATACATAACACAGCCTATCGTGTTTTCAAATTCTGTGCATTTAATGTGATAAGTCAGTATGAAACATATTCTGGTAAGCAAAGTGTAATTTTATACAGGCTATAATTCAGTCAAGTCAGGACTATTTATCACTGTAATATAGCTCTTCTGAGTGATGGTTGTTTCGCTGCCTATGCTCAATCACTACAAAATTAGAACTGTTAAAAACCCAGTGAGGAGCTTATTTCCCCTGATCTTTTACTCCAAAACAAGTAAAATTACTTAGCATGAGcttgatgatttttttaaggaaacctTTAGGGAAAGTTCAAATACCGGGAATCCCAGCCCCAATGGGGCTTCTGAAAACAAGGATTTAGAATAAAACCAGTTATAGACACCTCATGGCagagttctgcttttctgtgacaAGGAGACTTGATTGGAAGTAGCATAGCCCTACCCGCTGTTTCTTGTTTGGATTTATTGTCACCTCTGCAGCAAACCTGTGCAGTTGCTGGCGTACTTCATCTGAATAGTTTCGATTCTTCAGACCTTCAGGACAAAGGGAAATAGGTGGAGGATTCCTGTACATGGGAGAGAACGAGATTAAAAAAGACCCGAAAAGAGTCATTCACAGTCATGGGAAATTTCTCACATTGCCACAAGTGGtcaaaacaccaagaaaaaccTAGTTCCAAGAAGAAGCCATCCTGAGTTGCAAAACCAGCCGCTGCGTCTCTACCCCCTGCATCTGCTAactacagcacagaaaaaaaccatcgGTTCTCCCATGCTGCGGTACCTCTTCCGGCAACGGAATTTCTGCAGCGGTGTCAGAAAATCCATGTGGTGTTTCTCCATAACCCTCCGGTAGTGAATCTCATGCCAAAGTTGCACCagctcctccttctcttctgccttgCAATACTAAAACAAAAGAGTGTGTAAGCAAACCCTTTCCAGGTGGTCAGTCAGGCTTCCTATAAAGGAGGAAACCCTCAACAACTAGAAACTTACTCAGAGATTCCTACTGGTTTGACAAAGCTGGTAGCATTATCCAGGTACAGGGCTCGCTACAGCTTCTCTAACGTACACAGGGAGTTGCctaattccttcttttcccctagCGAGCAGGACTACATTTTGAGATCTAGAGGCCAAAATCCCTCACCTTGAGCAGTGCCATCCAGCTTTCCTCATATCCTCCTATCCTGGCAAGCCCTGTAAACTTGGCCTCCCCAAGGCTTTTACATCCTGAGCCCTAAGTTTGTGAAAAACTCCAAGAACCACCACACCAGAGAACAAAAATCCTGCTTTCATAAACTACAACCTCATAATCAACCGATTACCTTCTACCCCTTGACTGGTTAATAGTAACTGCCTATAACAGAGGCTTTATCCTGTGTTTCAGGTCAACCACCGTGCACAGATCACCTTCTGCCACTGCACGCCAGCTGGAAATGCTCCACATGCTGCAGTTTGGGTACCTCTCCGCTAGCAGCTCTAACTACTGTTTTTCTAATACTGCTTT
This DNA window, taken from Phalacrocorax carbo chromosome 15, bPhaCar2.1, whole genome shotgun sequence, encodes the following:
- the ANHX gene encoding anomalous homeobox protein isoform X2 produces the protein MTALNKGFQQNIRMKRFMAMLNRNKTKDPPPTKLLDLAGELCQDLRNSFPSLEKLVGAMMGCKHKMYFLTNIHVVRACVFVHIHNGQHDTACRLLEYCKAEEKEELVQLWHEIHYRRVMEKHHMDFLTPLQKFRCRKRNPPPISLCPEGLKNRNYSDEVRQQLHRFAAEVTINPNKKQREGLARDMNLQPTQVYNWFANYRRRQKSCLPRSEKFNNSCPDRALTYRTTEQQDNGSYAPQTADGSYVGIGSEQMEITFMPCDPGWEQSAADLDKPPEGTYLKMLESSFMQSNELYEARTSKASWTTHNTEQPVAFCTEPMLEPGTCFNSAVLQPREAASSTDASPQLDNFVLCSCGSLTFPDEQLAMWYVPSSTRGVSGSMWTPGVEAPVRLCLASLSAYLFLHPAWTKAKPWDKARSWKIQLGTH
- the ANHX gene encoding anomalous homeobox protein isoform X1, whose translation is MTALNKGFQQNIRMKRFMAMLNRNKTKDPPPTKLLDLAGELCQDLRNSFPSLEKLVGAMMGCKHKMYFLTNIHVVRACVFVHIHNGQHDTACRLLEYCKAEEKEELVQLWHEIHYRRVMEKHHMDFLTPLQKFRCRKRNPPPISLCPEGLKNRNYSDEVRQQLHRFAAEVTINPNKKQREGLARDMNLQPTQVYNWFANYRRRQKSCLPRSEKFNNSCPDRALTYRTTEQQDNGSYAPQTADGSYVGIGSEQMEITFMPCDPGWEQSAADLDKPPEGTYLKMLESSFMQSNELYEARTSKASWTTHNTEQPVAFCTEPMLEPGTCFNSAVLQPREAASSTDASPQLDNFVLCSCGSLTFPDEQLAMWYVPSSTRGVSGSMWTPGVEGIRAPLSRVPQGGCIEASSGRIIQQSDLEVESFILREGQLGTLESNLPHSSCQTVFGKPQCLPVSAPCMDESQALGQSQVLEDPAGDPLANDTFWAAWLLFEFSAGGRM